In one window of Streptomyces sp. NBC_01224 DNA:
- a CDS encoding AraC family transcriptional regulator — translation MSRAAEETNRRMLRARDAMDRAYAQPLDVPALARIAHVSQAHFTRTFRATFGETPHRYLQRRRVERAMFLLRDTDRSVTDICFQVGFGSPGTFSRTFRDIVGRSPRTYRKEAAAMSVPTCFTMAWMRPSA, via the coding sequence GTGAGTCGCGCTGCAGAAGAGACCAACCGCCGCATGCTTCGGGCACGGGATGCGATGGACCGCGCCTATGCGCAGCCGCTGGACGTCCCGGCCCTGGCCCGGATCGCCCACGTGTCCCAGGCGCACTTCACGCGCACTTTCCGAGCCACGTTCGGCGAGACGCCACACCGCTACCTGCAGCGCCGCCGTGTCGAGCGTGCGATGTTCCTGTTGCGGGATACCGACCGGAGTGTGACGGACATCTGCTTCCAAGTCGGCTTCGGCAGCCCAGGAACCTTCAGCCGCACATTCCGCGACATCGTCGGCCGGTCACCGAGGACGTACCGCAAGGAAGCGGCGGCCATGAGCGTACCGACGTGCTTCACGATGGCGTGGATGCGGCCGAGCGCCTGA
- a CDS encoding VOC family protein: MFNAITHSQIYVLDQNEALDFYVGKLGLEVNADIDLGFMRWLTVSVPGHPERQILLERPGAPAMSEETAQQVRELVTKGAMGGSLIFSTDDCRKTYETLLGRGVEFTEEPTDRPYGTDCGLRDPFGNSIRFTQPRA; encoded by the coding sequence ATGTTCAACGCCATCACGCACTCGCAGATTTACGTCCTCGACCAGAACGAGGCCCTTGACTTCTACGTCGGAAAGCTTGGTCTGGAGGTCAACGCCGACATCGATCTGGGCTTCATGCGCTGGCTGACCGTCAGCGTCCCGGGCCACCCGGAGCGCCAGATCCTGCTGGAGAGGCCGGGCGCCCCGGCGATGTCCGAGGAGACGGCGCAGCAGGTCCGCGAGCTGGTGACCAAGGGAGCGATGGGTGGCTCGCTCATCTTCAGCACGGACGACTGCCGCAAGACGTACGAGACGCTGCTGGGCCGGGGCGTCGAGTTCACCGAGGAGCCGACCGACCGACCGTACGGAACCGACTGTGGCCTTCGCGACCCCTTCGGCAACAGCATCCGCTTCACCCAGCCGAGGGCCTGA
- a CDS encoding IS3 family transposase, protein MPSASAYGSPITSGQDSPGLGRHYGVPRITAEPREYGERVNHKKTARAMRQVGLAGQAAAQTPHHRRGLGHPCPSRRRCRCRCRCRCRCRCRCRCRCRDSALAPLVTRRTALRPSAG, encoded by the coding sequence GTGCCGTCGGCGTCCGCGTACGGCTCGCCGATCACCTCCGGGCAGGATTCGCCAGGACTCGGACGGCACTACGGCGTCCCGAGGATCACCGCTGAACCGCGCGAGTACGGCGAGCGCGTCAACCACAAGAAGACTGCCCGGGCCATGCGCCAGGTCGGCCTGGCCGGTCAGGCTGCGGCGCAGACACCGCACCACCGTCGCGGACTCGGCCACCCATGCCCTTCGCGGCGCCGTTGCCGTTGCCGTTGCCGTTGCCGTTGCCGTTGCCGTTGCCGTTGCCGTTGCCGTTGCCGCGATTCTGCTCTGGCTCCACTCGTAACCCGTAGGACAGCCCTCAGGCCCTCGGCTGGGTGA